The Candidatus Synechococcus calcipolaris G9 nucleotide sequence CTCATCGGCCAGGGCATTGGTAACTGTGTCTCAGGTTTGATGGGGGGATTACCGGGGGCCGGGGCGACAATGCGAACGGTGATGAATATTCAAGCGGGGGGACGAACTCCCTTGGCGGGCATCATTCATGCGGTGGTTTTGGTCGCGGTCGTTTTTTTGGCGGGGCCACCCACCTCCCAAATTCCCCATGCGGTTCTGGCGGGACTTTTACTAAAGGTGGGGTTAGACATTATTGACTGGAGCTTTATTAAGCGGGCTCCCCGTCTGTCCCTCAAGGGGACCGGGATTATGTACTTGGTCTTGATCCTCACCGTGTTTGTGGATCTGATCGTTGCGGTGATTGTCGGGGCCTTTATTGCCAATCTACTCACCATTAAACGGCTGACGGAAATCCAGAGCGATCGGGTGCAAACGATCACGACATCAAATCAAGCCAGCCACCTGAGCCTAGCGGAACAGGAACTCTTTAACCGGGTTCCTGGGGAAATTCTATTGTTTCAGTTGGGGGGGCCCCTCAGTTTTGGGGCGGCAAAGACGATTACGAAACGGATGTCGATTCTCCACGATTACCGCATGTTGGTTCTAGATCTGAGTGACGTTCCCTCCATTGGTGTTACCGCAACTCTGGCGATCGAAGCGATGACCAAAGATGCTCTCAATCATCAGCGGCAGGTGTGGGTGGTGGTTTCTCCTGGGGCCGTGAAGCAACGGATTGCCAAGCTGGAACTGGAAACCTTGGCGGGAGTGTATTTTGTCGAGAGTCGGCTTCAAGCTCTAGAAGCAGCGGTCGCCAAACTAGATGCCCCAGACAAGTTTGACTACTTCCAAAGTTCCGGTGATCAGGGTAATGGCAGGGTATGATATTCATGCTGCTTATGACTGCCTCCCATGGCCCTGCGTCAGATTACCCGTCTTCTTCAGCCTAAGCTCGTCCTTAAGGATTCCATTCTTGCCCTGACTCCAGATATTTTGGAGTGTCATGGCTTAAAGGGACTGGTCTTAGATGTGGATGATACCCTGGTACCCTGCTGGGATCCGACGGTTTCCCCAGAGGTGGTGTCCTGGCTGAAAGAAACGAAAAAGAGTGTGAATCTTTGGCTGGTGAGTAACAATATTAGCCAGAGTCGAATTCGGGCGATCGCCGAGCAACTGGATCTTCCCTACCTAATGGGGGCTGGCAAGCCGTCCCGTCGTAAAGTCCGCCAAGCCGTAGAGGCGATGGAGTTGCCCGTAGAAAATATTGCCATGGTGGGCGATCGCCTGTTTACGGATGTGATTGCTGGAAATCGACTGGGATTATTTACAATTTTGGTGGAACCCATGGTGGGCGATCGCCCAGATTATCGGGTTTGGGGTCGATCCCTTGAGCTTTGGCTGTATCGGAATCTGACGAACCTCTTTCAAATGGACACCAAGATATGAGGGGCCCAGAAATCGTAAAGAGTTGCAAACATCTGTGAATTCTCCGCAAGAATCTTGATAAAACTTGTATTGGACTGCCGATTGAATTGCCTTTAAGAGTACCCCAATGAATATTGCTGTGATTGGTTTAAGCCACAAAACTGCCCCGGTGGATGTCCGGGAAAAACTAAGTGTCCCGGAAGAAGTACGGGAACGGGCCCTCAACCATCTCTGTGGCTACCCCCATATCCAAGAAGCCACCATTTTAAGTACCTGTAATCGCCTAGAAATTTATATTGTTACCTCAGATACCGATAGCGGTGTCCGGGAAATTAGTCAGTTTATGAGTGAGTGGGGCCAGGTTCCCCTGCGGCAATTGCGCCCCTACCTGTTCATTCTGCTCCATCAGGATGCGGTAATGCACCTGATGCGGGTGGCGGGGGGGTTGGATAGCTTGGTGATTGGCGAAGGACAAATTCTCTCCCAGGTGAAACGCTGTCATCAATTGGGGCAACAGTACAAGGCGATCGGCCCGATTTTGAATCGCCTATTTAAGGGATCCATTTCGGCGGGGAAACGGGTACGCACAGAAACCAGCATCGGTACAGGGGCAGTGTCCATTAGTTC carries:
- a CDS encoding SulP family inorganic anion transporter, which codes for MNKIPVNRIQFWNWRGDLFGGLSAAIVALPLGLAFGVSSGAGAIAGLYGSIFVGFFAALFGGTPTQVSGPTGPMTVVITTVITALVARHPEHGLAMAFTVVMLGGLFQILMGFLRLGQYITLMPYTVISGFMSGIGIIIIVIQLPPLLGYGASGGVVTILETLPQYLSHPNLIAVVLGLLTLTIVAFTPPKINRLLPAPLMALILVTLISVVAFGQADLPRIGSIPVGLPQPKLPTFELSELKDMIRYGIMLGFLGAIDSLLTSLVSDSIAHTQHDSDKELIGQGIGNCVSGLMGGLPGAGATMRTVMNIQAGGRTPLAGIIHAVVLVAVVFLAGPPTSQIPHAVLAGLLLKVGLDIIDWSFIKRAPRLSLKGTGIMYLVLILTVFVDLIVAVIVGAFIANLLTIKRLTEIQSDRVQTITTSNQASHLSLAEQELFNRVPGEILLFQLGGPLSFGAAKTITKRMSILHDYRMLVLDLSDVPSIGVTATLAIEAMTKDALNHQRQVWVVVSPGAVKQRIAKLELETLAGVYFVESRLQALEAAVAKLDAPDKFDYFQSSGDQGNGRV
- a CDS encoding YqeG family HAD IIIA-type phosphatase, whose product is MALRQITRLLQPKLVLKDSILALTPDILECHGLKGLVLDVDDTLVPCWDPTVSPEVVSWLKETKKSVNLWLVSNNISQSRIRAIAEQLDLPYLMGAGKPSRRKVRQAVEAMELPVENIAMVGDRLFTDVIAGNRLGLFTILVEPMVGDRPDYRVWGRSLELWLYRNLTNLFQMDTKI